The following are encoded together in the Pseudidiomarina andamanensis genome:
- the gspK gene encoding type II secretion system minor pseudopilin GspK: MNSRRRNSRVGIVTPQHQRGVALLMVLLVVALVSVMAVTLSGRLQTTVLRTANFQQAEQAYWYWLSAEEIVRELLQREVSESDGVVHQQQMWYQQSQSNSIYPVDGGAIKGEIQDLQSCFNLNSLRVEDGVSSGSGTGTAPPSNAPQATPNSGSTPNAGSNTGNANTGGGATTGGSLAPDVLRERRKAQLRMLFMAVDENIESYAVDVIVDSLADWLDSDDDIDGSYGAESVDYQSLQFPYRAANSWLVHVSELRLVRGVTARIYNQIKPYVCVIPRDNSLKLNINTVKKDQPALLHAVTVGAMSMGDAASFLASRRESGYESMDDARNNGAINDAATRGVQPKFVGNVPPNGVTAQTIGGALDDLDVKSKYFQLNAKIGYGDLTMAAESQFLITSETAEVLYRGAGEP; encoded by the coding sequence GTGAACAGCCGTCGCCGTAATTCACGAGTAGGCATCGTGACACCGCAACATCAACGTGGTGTTGCACTGTTGATGGTGCTTCTTGTTGTGGCACTGGTATCCGTCATGGCCGTGACATTAAGTGGACGCTTACAAACAACCGTATTGCGAACCGCTAATTTTCAACAAGCGGAACAAGCCTATTGGTATTGGTTAAGTGCTGAAGAAATTGTGCGAGAGTTACTCCAACGCGAGGTAAGCGAGAGCGACGGCGTCGTACATCAGCAACAAATGTGGTATCAGCAAAGTCAGAGCAACAGCATTTACCCTGTCGATGGCGGGGCGATTAAGGGAGAAATTCAAGATCTGCAAAGTTGCTTTAACTTGAATTCATTGCGAGTAGAAGATGGGGTCAGCTCCGGCTCCGGAACAGGGACTGCACCCCCTTCAAATGCGCCGCAAGCGACACCGAATTCTGGCTCAACTCCGAACGCCGGCTCGAACACGGGTAATGCTAATACAGGGGGTGGCGCGACCACCGGTGGCTCACTGGCCCCTGATGTTTTACGGGAGCGTCGCAAAGCCCAGCTACGAATGCTGTTTATGGCGGTAGACGAAAATATAGAGTCGTATGCGGTGGACGTGATTGTCGATTCGCTGGCAGATTGGCTCGATAGTGATGATGATATTGACGGCAGCTACGGCGCGGAATCAGTGGATTATCAAAGTTTGCAGTTTCCGTATCGTGCAGCGAACAGTTGGCTGGTTCACGTGAGCGAATTACGCTTAGTGCGTGGTGTGACGGCGCGTATTTATAACCAAATAAAACCGTACGTGTGCGTTATTCCGCGAGATAACAGCCTGAAATTAAACATAAATACGGTTAAGAAAGATCAGCCAGCTTTGTTGCATGCGGTAACTGTCGGCGCTATGTCGATGGGGGATGCCGCGAGTTTCTTGGCCTCCCGTCGAGAAAGCGGCTATGAAAGTATGGACGATGCGCGTAATAATGGGGCCATAAATGATGCAGCAACGCGCGGCGTGCAACCTAAATTTGTCGGCAACGTGCCCCCAAATGGCGTGACCGCACAAACCATCGGTGGCGCACTTGACGATTTAGATGTGAAAAGTAAGTATTTCCAATTAAACGCAAAAATTGGTTATGGCGATCTAACCATGGCCGCCGAAAGCCAGTTTTTAATCACCAGCGAGACCGCTGAAGTTTTGTATCGCGGCGCAGGAGAACCCTAG
- the gspG gene encoding type II secretion system major pseudopilin GspG, producing MKKQSAFSLIEVMVVIAILGLLASLILPNVLGSADQANRQKARTDIIALENALAQYRLDNGTFPSTEQGLEALIEEPNVDPRPRNYRRGGYIQRLPADPWGNEYLLLSPGEFGDIDIFSAGPDGQTGTDDDIGNWNIE from the coding sequence ATGAAAAAACAATCCGCATTCAGCCTTATCGAAGTAATGGTCGTTATCGCCATTCTCGGCCTGTTAGCCTCATTAATTTTGCCAAACGTGCTCGGCTCAGCAGACCAAGCCAACCGCCAAAAAGCGCGCACCGACATCATTGCGCTGGAAAATGCCTTGGCACAATATCGTCTTGATAACGGCACCTTCCCATCTACTGAGCAAGGCCTCGAAGCGTTAATAGAAGAACCAAACGTTGATCCGCGCCCACGTAACTACCGTCGCGGCGGCTACATCCAGCGTTTACCTGCCGACCCATGGGGCAACGAATACTTGTTATTAAGCCCAGGTGAATTCGGCGATATCGACATCTTCTCTGCTGGCCCAGATGGTCAAACCGGCACCGACGACGACATCGGCAACTGGAACATCGAGTAG
- the gspL gene encoding type II secretion system protein GspL has protein sequence MEQLFIRLSSAEREPLHWLIWSPEQSELIASGTLNDLSELSQLTDHARSREVICYAPGTDVLLTEVELPSSAIRMLPQVVPNALEDELAQDISELHFAWPPAKKGGAVLGLHVAVVARDAMHKWLSALEQADIECDEIYPDIFMVPAPQVQPQLSESEEGADPAPEQGLHPTSLTLGETVIIRTGQYTGFTTDTALAPIVTEGMQLQPVEKMDIEVPLSVVATTYNARKSTPPMINLRQQEFRSQHKKRKGVKASTYKPAAIAAGVLLAVAYSSQVIEYVHLGNQSEQLEQAIEQTYRDAFPNEKRIVNVRSQLNRHLESLGMQGTKSSPLELLAHLESAFKANRDVRLELIRYDDKTLRMQVKANSFASLENFRKVANQGGQIVVEQGPVNNQSGAVSGALTVKKDV, from the coding sequence ATGGAACAACTATTTATCCGCTTGAGCTCGGCTGAACGCGAGCCGCTGCACTGGCTGATTTGGAGCCCAGAGCAAAGCGAACTCATTGCAAGCGGAACGCTGAATGATCTGTCCGAATTAAGCCAACTGACCGATCATGCCCGTAGCCGCGAAGTGATTTGTTACGCGCCGGGTACCGATGTGTTGCTCACTGAAGTTGAGTTACCGAGTAGCGCGATTCGCATGCTGCCTCAGGTGGTGCCGAATGCGCTGGAAGATGAATTGGCGCAGGATATTAGTGAGTTGCACTTCGCATGGCCTCCAGCGAAGAAGGGGGGTGCAGTCCTTGGACTGCACGTTGCTGTTGTCGCCCGCGATGCCATGCATAAATGGCTATCAGCGCTTGAGCAAGCCGACATCGAATGCGATGAAATTTACCCCGATATTTTTATGGTGCCAGCGCCGCAGGTGCAGCCGCAGTTGTCTGAAAGCGAGGAGGGTGCAGACCCAGCTCCGGAGCAAGGACTGCACCCCACCTCCCTAACCTTAGGCGAGACGGTGATTATTCGCACCGGGCAGTACACTGGCTTCACCACAGACACCGCGCTCGCGCCGATAGTAACCGAAGGTATGCAGTTGCAGCCGGTTGAAAAAATGGACATTGAAGTGCCGTTGAGTGTGGTCGCCACCACTTATAATGCGCGCAAATCCACGCCACCGATGATTAATCTTCGTCAGCAAGAGTTTCGCTCGCAGCACAAAAAGCGTAAAGGCGTGAAAGCAAGCACTTACAAACCTGCGGCGATTGCTGCAGGCGTGTTACTCGCCGTGGCCTACAGTTCGCAGGTGATTGAGTATGTGCATCTTGGCAATCAAAGTGAACAACTCGAGCAAGCGATTGAGCAAACTTACCGCGATGCGTTTCCGAACGAAAAACGCATTGTGAACGTGCGCTCGCAGCTTAATCGTCATTTAGAGAGCTTAGGTATGCAAGGCACAAAGTCATCGCCGCTTGAGTTATTGGCGCATCTCGAAAGTGCATTTAAAGCGAATCGCGATGTCAGACTTGAACTGATTCGATACGATGACAAGACCCTCCGCATGCAGGTAAAAGCGAATAGTTTCGCGAGCTTAGAGAATTTTCGAAAAGTGGCGAATCAAGGCGGTCAGATTGTCGTCGAGCAAGGGCCTGTGAATAACCAAAGCGGTGCTGTAAGCGGCGCCCTAACCGTGAAGAAGGACGTGTGA
- the gspE gene encoding type II secretion system ATPase GspE, whose translation MTDIANVAAQVAPRRLPFAFAKRHGVVVAFAGAADDGTANDAIVHARHGVSSQALLEVRRVLGAPFVLQEHSAEEFEAILTQAYQRDSSEAKQLMEDIGNESNLFSLADELPQTEDLLESEDDAPIIKLINAMLSEAIKEGASDIHIETFEKDLLVRFRIDGVLREVIRPNRKLSSLLVSRIKVMAQLDIAEKRVPQDGRISLLIAGRAVDVRVSTMPSNHGERVVLRLLDKNNARLNLEQLGMTEANRRIFSQLIKKPHGIILVTGPTGSGKSTTLYAGLMEINSRDRNILTVEDPIEYSIEGIGQMQVNPKVNMTFARGLRAILRQDPDVVMVGEIRDVETAQIGVQASLTGHLVLSTLHTNTAAGAITRLEDMGVEPFLLSSSLLAVLAQRLVRTLCDDCKEPYQASADELAYVADAAVDGGAQLYRAVGCEKCNHTGYRGRTGIHELLVVDERVRELIHNGHGEQAIEKYVRALAPSIRDDGLAKVIAGVTTLEEVLRVTREE comes from the coding sequence ATGACTGATATCGCGAACGTGGCCGCGCAAGTGGCACCGCGACGGTTGCCATTTGCGTTTGCGAAACGCCACGGAGTGGTGGTGGCTTTTGCCGGCGCCGCCGATGACGGCACTGCAAATGATGCCATCGTGCATGCGCGCCATGGTGTAAGCTCGCAAGCTTTGCTCGAAGTGCGTCGCGTATTAGGCGCACCGTTCGTGCTGCAAGAGCACAGCGCTGAAGAATTCGAAGCGATTTTGACGCAGGCGTATCAGCGCGATTCGTCAGAAGCCAAGCAGTTGATGGAAGATATTGGCAACGAAAGTAATCTATTTTCGCTGGCTGACGAATTACCGCAAACTGAAGACTTGTTAGAAAGCGAAGACGACGCGCCAATTATCAAACTCATTAACGCCATGTTGTCAGAGGCCATTAAAGAAGGTGCTTCTGATATCCACATTGAAACGTTTGAAAAAGATTTGCTAGTACGCTTTCGTATCGATGGCGTGCTGCGCGAGGTGATTCGTCCGAATCGTAAACTCAGCTCATTGCTCGTGTCGCGGATTAAGGTTATGGCGCAGCTCGATATCGCTGAGAAGCGTGTACCGCAAGACGGGCGTATTAGTTTGTTGATTGCTGGCCGTGCAGTCGATGTGCGGGTATCAACCATGCCATCGAATCATGGCGAACGAGTGGTGTTGCGTTTGCTTGATAAAAACAATGCTCGCTTGAACCTCGAACAGCTTGGTATGACCGAAGCGAACCGGCGTATTTTCTCGCAACTGATTAAAAAGCCACACGGAATTATCTTGGTCACGGGGCCGACGGGCTCGGGTAAATCCACCACCTTGTATGCAGGCTTGATGGAAATTAACTCGCGTGACCGCAATATTTTGACGGTGGAAGACCCAATTGAGTACTCCATCGAAGGCATTGGCCAAATGCAAGTGAATCCGAAGGTGAACATGACCTTCGCCCGCGGTTTACGTGCTATTTTGCGTCAAGACCCTGATGTGGTGATGGTGGGTGAGATACGAGACGTCGAAACCGCGCAAATTGGTGTGCAGGCGTCGTTAACGGGTCACTTAGTACTATCGACCCTACACACGAATACGGCTGCTGGCGCAATTACACGCTTGGAAGATATGGGCGTAGAACCATTCTTGCTTTCATCATCGTTGTTAGCTGTGCTGGCGCAGCGTTTGGTGCGCACCTTGTGCGACGATTGTAAAGAGCCGTATCAGGCCTCCGCTGACGAACTTGCCTATGTTGCAGACGCAGCGGTAGACGGCGGTGCGCAGTTGTATCGTGCGGTGGGCTGTGAAAAATGTAATCACACCGGTTATCGCGGGCGTACCGGTATTCATGAATTATTGGTGGTAGATGAGCGCGTACGTGAGTTGATTCATAACGGCCACGGCGAGCAAGCGATTGAAAAATATGTGCGTGCTTTAGCGCCATCCATTCGTGACGATGGTTTGGCGAAAGTGATTGCCGGCGTCACCACCTTAGAAGAAGTTTTGCGCGTAACGCGCGAGGAGTAA
- the gspM gene encoding type II secretion system protein GspM, with protein sequence MPSLLQQFIQRVPGLETRLNQMNQREKLLVSVAAVLFVVTLAYFIAWKPLTDGIAERETKVVAQQELLQWVRENTGRYLSQKGGVQSKDSTPTSSMSGSMSERVTRLATAAKIEVTRMQPQSDSLVVVIDEVPFNALLQFIESLETQAGLVIEHLDATEGGEPGIVRVRRLQVAE encoded by the coding sequence ATGCCTAGTTTGTTACAGCAATTTATACAGCGCGTTCCAGGCCTCGAAACACGGTTAAACCAAATGAACCAGCGCGAGAAGCTTTTAGTGAGTGTCGCTGCTGTGCTATTTGTGGTTACACTCGCGTATTTCATTGCATGGAAGCCGTTAACCGATGGCATCGCTGAGCGCGAAACCAAAGTTGTCGCGCAGCAAGAGCTATTGCAGTGGGTGCGCGAAAACACCGGCCGCTATTTGTCACAAAAAGGTGGGGTGCAGTCCAAGGACAGCACCCCCACCTCATCCATGAGCGGCAGCATGAGCGAACGTGTCACGCGCTTAGCCACCGCCGCCAAAATCGAAGTCACACGCATGCAGCCGCAGTCAGACAGCTTAGTTGTGGTGATAGACGAAGTGCCATTTAACGCACTACTTCAGTTCATCGAAAGCCTTGAGACTCAAGCCGGCTTAGTTATTGAACACCTCGATGCGACCGAAGGCGGCGAGCCGGGGATCGTTCGGGTACGTCGCTTGCAGGTGGCGGAATGA
- the gspF gene encoding type II secretion system inner membrane protein GspF: MAAYAFQALNASGRKTKGVIEADTERQVRAQLREQGLIPVAVELAEEGTSPKAGARSGAGPAPLLKRLQTRGVGAADLALITRQLATLVSAALPIEQALFAVSEQTDKPRLQKLIMAVRSKVVEGYSLAEAMSEYPHVFDKLFTAMVAAGERSGHLDEVLNRLADYTEQRNRLKGQLVQALVYPTILTLVAIGVIIFLLVSVVPQIVEQFSGLDQDLPPTTTFLLAVSQFLQNYGLFLLGIILVGLVVGSQLLRKPSRRDKFDAWVLKVPLFGRVIKGVNTARFARTLSILAASAVPLLDGLRITGRVLTNRAMQIAVEEACDRVREGSSLRAALAQTKLFPPMMLHMIAAGEKSGELEQLLGRAADNQDRDFETTMNVALKIFEPALIVVMAGVVLLIVLAIIQPILELNQSVGL, translated from the coding sequence GTGGCAGCGTATGCATTTCAGGCGTTAAACGCTAGCGGCCGCAAAACCAAAGGCGTCATTGAAGCTGATACCGAACGTCAGGTGCGCGCACAATTGCGCGAGCAGGGGCTGATTCCTGTTGCTGTTGAATTGGCAGAGGAGGGGACCAGTCCCAAAGCCGGAGCTAGATCCGGAGCTGGGCCTGCACCCCTCCTCAAACGCTTGCAAACGCGCGGTGTTGGCGCAGCCGATTTAGCCCTGATTACCCGCCAATTAGCGACGTTAGTCTCGGCGGCACTGCCAATTGAGCAAGCGTTGTTTGCGGTATCTGAGCAGACCGACAAGCCACGATTACAAAAACTGATCATGGCGGTACGCTCGAAAGTGGTCGAAGGCTATTCGTTAGCAGAAGCCATGTCGGAATATCCGCATGTGTTCGATAAGTTATTTACCGCGATGGTGGCAGCCGGCGAGCGCTCTGGGCACTTAGACGAAGTGCTGAATCGCTTGGCTGATTACACCGAACAGCGTAACCGGCTCAAAGGCCAATTAGTGCAAGCGCTGGTGTATCCAACTATTTTGACACTGGTTGCCATTGGCGTGATTATTTTCCTGTTAGTGAGTGTGGTGCCACAAATTGTGGAACAATTTAGCGGGCTTGACCAAGACTTACCGCCAACCACCACCTTCTTATTAGCGGTAAGTCAATTCTTACAAAATTATGGGCTGTTTCTACTGGGGATAATTCTAGTGGGGTTAGTGGTGGGCTCCCAATTATTGCGTAAGCCATCACGGCGAGACAAATTCGATGCCTGGGTATTGAAAGTGCCGCTGTTTGGGCGTGTGATTAAAGGCGTGAACACCGCTCGTTTTGCTCGTACGCTGAGTATTTTAGCTGCTTCGGCAGTACCTTTATTAGACGGGTTACGAATTACCGGCCGCGTGTTAACGAATCGTGCCATGCAAATTGCTGTCGAAGAAGCCTGCGACCGCGTGCGTGAGGGCTCATCGTTACGCGCCGCACTCGCCCAAACCAAATTATTTCCGCCAATGATGCTTCACATGATTGCCGCCGGCGAAAAATCAGGCGAACTCGAACAATTACTCGGCCGCGCCGCCGATAACCAAGATCGCGATTTCGAAACCACCATGAACGTGGCGCTAAAAATATTTGAACCGGCACTGATCGTTGTCATGGCTGGCGTGGTCTTATTGATTGTACTTGCCATCATTCAACCAATACTTGAGCTCAACCAAAGCGTAGGACTTTAA
- a CDS encoding pilus assembly FimT family protein: MVKPAPTTTSATGTSSSTLRVKGFTLVEVMVTMAVIGMLALTVSFVVPDKKDDETAENARVLYERIRYAREYALVRHAILGLRIDDGHTYRFLQFTDGRWQNLTHRGLRQTELSTDIELSVEAGDLELLEQDDTDLNEVFAVDEEDLGTRSDDDKPPSEPTPQLFIFGSGDLPPFELFVRNVGLVGEPVSWRIASTDGIDISLEREDR; encoded by the coding sequence ATGGTCAAACCGGCACCGACGACGACATCGGCAACTGGAACATCGAGTAGCACTTTGCGCGTAAAAGGCTTCACCTTAGTCGAAGTCATGGTCACCATGGCGGTTATCGGCATGCTGGCGCTCACCGTCAGCTTTGTGGTACCTGACAAAAAAGACGACGAAACCGCCGAAAATGCCCGAGTTTTGTACGAACGCATCCGCTATGCGCGCGAATACGCATTAGTGCGCCACGCCATTCTCGGTTTACGTATTGACGACGGGCATACGTATCGTTTTTTGCAATTCACAGATGGCCGCTGGCAAAATCTTACCCACCGTGGCTTGCGGCAAACCGAACTCAGTACCGATATTGAGCTTTCGGTTGAAGCGGGCGATCTCGAGCTCTTGGAACAAGACGACACCGATTTAAACGAAGTATTTGCGGTTGATGAAGAAGACCTCGGTACCCGGTCAGACGACGACAAACCACCCAGCGAACCCACACCTCAATTATTTATTTTTGGTAGCGGCGATCTCCCACCATTTGAATTGTTTGTTCGTAACGTCGGCCTTGTTGGCGAGCCGGTCAGCTGGCGTATTGCCAGTACCGACGGCATTGATATTTCGTTAGAGCGCGAAGACCGATGA
- the gspJ gene encoding type II secretion system minor pseudopilin GspJ, with the protein MMPYRRGFTLVEVLVTVVIMAVIGLASASVINAIMRTSEQSETAIARLEKLQYGMLILEQDIRQIVARDNPTGRYIFIDEGRLGFVRSGWFNPLGLFPRSELQPVAYLIREGNLVREHFNFVDVTESSEPKSRVVLEGVTAFTAKPLKRGAVQGQTPSSVRNNSGDNGDIEGLPPALEITIETEAWGTITRVFLINDGGLSEQPSP; encoded by the coding sequence ATGATGCCATATCGTCGCGGTTTCACCCTTGTTGAAGTATTAGTCACTGTCGTGATCATGGCGGTGATTGGCCTCGCTTCGGCGTCGGTAATTAACGCGATTATGCGTACCAGCGAGCAAAGCGAAACCGCCATCGCACGGCTTGAAAAGCTCCAGTACGGTATGCTGATTTTAGAGCAAGACATTCGCCAAATTGTGGCACGAGATAATCCGACAGGGCGATATATCTTCATTGACGAAGGCCGCTTAGGTTTTGTTCGCTCCGGCTGGTTTAATCCGCTGGGCTTATTTCCGCGTAGCGAATTGCAACCGGTGGCTTATCTCATTCGCGAAGGTAACCTCGTACGCGAACACTTTAACTTTGTGGATGTAACCGAATCGTCCGAGCCGAAATCGCGCGTCGTGCTTGAAGGCGTCACCGCCTTCACCGCCAAACCCCTTAAGAGGGGTGCAGTCCAAGGACAGACCCCCTCCTCTGTGCGTAATAATTCGGGCGACAATGGCGACATCGAAGGCTTACCGCCGGCATTAGAAATTACCATTGAGACCGAAGCTTGGGGCACGATCACGCGGGTATTCTTGATAAATGACGGAGGTTTAAGTGAACAGCCGTCGCCGTAA
- the gspI gene encoding type II secretion system minor pseudopilin GspI, with translation MRTRGFTLVEVMFALGIFALAALAAVAATSQHLNDLNYMQDKSMAQYAAANAMARVSLNYPPENGAKGVEMVGSREWFWRSEVLKTQTEDVFYVTVRVFDEQPASAEVNDGALVVLSRYLGPDSGSTDDGARP, from the coding sequence ATGCGCACCCGTGGATTCACCTTAGTTGAAGTCATGTTTGCGCTGGGCATTTTCGCCTTGGCGGCATTAGCTGCGGTGGCTGCTACCAGCCAACATCTGAACGACTTAAACTATATGCAAGACAAATCGATGGCGCAGTATGCAGCGGCCAATGCCATGGCCCGCGTGAGTTTAAATTATCCGCCTGAGAACGGTGCTAAAGGCGTTGAAATGGTTGGATCACGCGAGTGGTTTTGGCGCTCGGAAGTGCTGAAAACACAAACCGAAGATGTGTTTTATGTCACCGTGCGTGTGTTCGACGAGCAACCAGCTTCGGCGGAAGTGAATGATGGCGCATTGGTGGTGTTGAGCCGATACTTGGGCCCTGATTCTGGTTCTACTGATGACGGTGCACGCCCATGA
- the gspD gene encoding type II secretion system secretin GspD, whose protein sequence is MRKTSLALAITLGAALSGTFHDVSAQQSRQATQQQRQTADEPVEYAASFKNTDITEFIQVVGRNLGRTIIIDPDVRGRIDVRSYDVMNESQYWQFFLNVLDVYGFATIEMESGVIKVMRDKDARNGAIPVVDDNSLGGDTLITRVVPVANVSVRELAPLLRLLNDQSGGGNVVSYDPSNVIMITGRSETVQRLVEIIERVDRAGDQDVTVVKLEFASASEVVRIALSLFEKANDGTPPLLIPKIVADERTNSVVISGEPRARERVMKLINQLDQDLKTEGNTRVYYLKYAKAEELVDVLQGVSQSLQAEKESASNAAGTTAAARRSSSSNGQISISAHDASNSLVITAQPDLLASLESVIRQLDIRRAQVHVEAIIVEIMEGDGVDFGLQWISEDGGMVQYNNGRQAPIGQVAAGAYLAREQPGTETTTIVDGNVVTTREPDRPGDVSLLAQVLQNVNGMMIGVVKNDWGAILQAVTTNTNSNILATPSIMTVDNEEASFLVGQSVPTITGSTTGSNNDNPFQTVEREDVGIKLKVTPQINEGSGVQLVIEQEVSSISGATSVDITINKRELKTVVMADDGETIVLGGLIDEDVQESESKVPILGDIPFLGHLFKSTSTSRQKRNLMVFLRPTIVRDGGVATQISSRKYNYIRAEQLKAQEDGISLMPLTDQPVLPEWDGPLTLPPSFEKYMEEEKKGSGND, encoded by the coding sequence ATGCGTAAAACCTCATTGGCATTGGCCATCACACTCGGCGCCGCGCTTTCGGGAACCTTCCACGATGTGAGTGCGCAGCAATCACGCCAGGCGACGCAGCAACAACGCCAAACTGCAGACGAACCGGTTGAATACGCCGCTAGTTTCAAAAACACCGATATCACTGAATTTATTCAGGTGGTGGGACGCAACTTAGGCCGCACTATTATTATCGATCCGGATGTGCGCGGCCGCATTGACGTACGCAGTTATGATGTGATGAACGAAAGCCAGTACTGGCAGTTCTTCTTGAACGTGCTGGATGTATATGGCTTCGCAACTATCGAAATGGAATCCGGTGTGATTAAAGTCATGCGCGACAAAGACGCACGCAACGGTGCGATTCCGGTGGTCGATGATAACTCGCTTGGTGGCGATACCTTGATTACCCGCGTAGTGCCTGTGGCGAACGTCAGCGTGCGCGAATTGGCGCCGTTATTACGCTTATTGAACGACCAAAGCGGTGGCGGCAACGTGGTGAGCTATGATCCATCCAACGTGATTATGATCACCGGTCGTAGCGAAACCGTGCAGCGCTTGGTGGAAATTATCGAACGCGTTGATCGCGCGGGTGACCAAGACGTAACGGTGGTGAAACTTGAATTTGCATCGGCGTCAGAAGTGGTGCGTATTGCTTTAAGTTTGTTTGAGAAAGCGAATGATGGCACACCGCCATTGTTGATTCCCAAAATTGTTGCCGATGAGCGAACCAATAGCGTCGTCATCAGCGGCGAGCCGCGTGCGCGTGAACGCGTGATGAAGCTGATTAATCAGCTCGATCAAGATTTGAAGACCGAAGGCAATACGCGCGTCTACTACTTAAAGTACGCGAAAGCTGAAGAGCTGGTGGATGTGTTGCAAGGTGTTAGTCAAAGTTTGCAGGCTGAAAAAGAATCAGCATCGAACGCAGCCGGCACAACTGCAGCCGCGCGTCGCTCAAGTTCATCAAACGGTCAAATTTCAATTAGCGCGCATGATGCATCGAATTCATTGGTGATAACCGCACAGCCAGACTTGTTAGCCAGCCTTGAAAGTGTGATTCGTCAACTCGACATTCGCCGCGCGCAGGTGCACGTTGAAGCGATTATCGTTGAGATTATGGAAGGCGATGGCGTCGATTTCGGTCTGCAATGGATTAGCGAAGACGGCGGTATGGTGCAATACAACAACGGTCGCCAAGCACCAATTGGTCAGGTGGCTGCGGGTGCGTATTTGGCGCGCGAACAGCCAGGCACCGAAACCACTACCATTGTCGATGGCAACGTGGTGACCACGCGTGAACCGGACCGTCCAGGCGATGTGTCGTTGTTGGCGCAAGTGCTGCAGAACGTGAATGGCATGATGATTGGTGTGGTGAAGAATGACTGGGGTGCCATTTTGCAAGCGGTAACCACCAATACGAATTCAAATATTTTGGCAACGCCATCAATTATGACGGTCGATAACGAAGAAGCGTCGTTCTTGGTCGGCCAGTCAGTGCCAACAATTACCGGTTCAACCACTGGTTCAAATAACGACAATCCGTTCCAAACCGTCGAACGTGAAGACGTGGGTATTAAATTGAAGGTTACGCCGCAAATTAACGAAGGCAGCGGCGTACAGCTTGTGATTGAGCAGGAAGTATCAAGCATCAGCGGTGCCACCTCGGTCGATATCACCATCAACAAACGTGAATTGAAAACCGTAGTGATGGCTGACGATGGTGAAACCATTGTACTTGGCGGCTTAATTGACGAAGACGTACAGGAATCGGAATCGAAAGTACCAATTTTGGGCGATATTCCGTTCTTGGGACATCTGTTCAAGAGCACCTCTACGTCACGTCAAAAACGGAACTTGATGGTGTTCTTGCGTCCGACCATTGTGCGTGATGGTGGGGTAGCCACGCAGATCTCGTCGCGTAAATACAACTACATTCGCGCCGAGCAATTGAAGGCTCAAGAAGATGGCATTTCGTTGATGCCGCTAACCGACCAACCCGTATTACCAGAGTGGGATGGCCCGTTAACCTTACCGCCTTCGTTCGAAAAATACATGGAAGAAGAGAAAAAGGGCAGTGGTAATGACTGA